A stretch of DNA from Anaerolineae bacterium:
GGCGAAGCTGTCCGCCCCGATGACGCTGGAGACCATCACCGGGATAATGAGGAAGAACGGGGCGAACATGAACATGGACGCGACCACCACCCAGGTTTGCTGGTCGTTCAGGCCGGCAAACAGGTTGTACAGCTCCGCCGGCATGTTGGCGAAAAACGCCCCCATCTCCCGCCGCAGTTCCTCGCCGGTCTCCATCGGCTCCAGGTAAATGGGCAGGAATATCATCAGCGCCGGCATCAAAATCATCATCATCAGCGGCACAATGATGATGGGCAGGACCACCCCTTTATTGCGCAGGGCAATGCGCAAATCCTTACGGGCAACGGCGCGCACGGCACGGGTATTCATGCGCTCCCTCCTCGGGCATTGGCCTGAAGCTGGAAATAGATGTCCTCCAGGGAATGCTCGCGCGGTCGGACGGCGTAAATCTCCGCGCCGGCCTCCACCAGCGCCCGCACCACCGCCGGCGTGCGGTGCTCCTGGTCCAGCAGGACGTGCAGGTCGCTGTTCTCCACCTCCACCTGCGCCACCCCTTCCAGCCGCTTCAGGGATGCCAGCGTCTCGGCGGAGAGCGGCCGGCCCAGCCGCACGACGATGCCGTGCCCATGCCAGATGCGCCGCGCCAGCTCCTCCGGGGTGCCGACGGCGATCAGCTCCCCGCGGTTGACGACCCCCACCCGGTCGCACAACCGCTCGGCCTCCACCAGGTTGTGGGTGCAAAGAAAAATGGTGCGCCCCTCCTCCTGGCTCAGATGCTCGATCAGCTCGGTGACCTGCCGCGCCGCCTCGGGGTCCAGGCCGGCGGTCGGCTCATCGAGGAACAGGATCTCGGGCGCATGGATGAGGGCGCGCGCCAGCGCCAGGCGCTGTTTCATGCCCTTGCTGTAGCCGGCCACTTTGTCGTCCGCCCGCGCCGTCAGCTCGAACATCTCCAGCAGTTCATCCACCCGCCGGCGCAGGACATTGGCCGGCACATCGTACAGCTCGCCGAAGATGAGGAGATTGTCGCGGGCGCTCAGCGGCTCGTAGAGCGCCGGCGATTCGGTCAGCACGCCGGTGCGCCGGCGCACCGCCGGCCCCTGTGCGATGGGGTCCATCCCCAGCACCCGGATTTCGCCGGCGGTAGGATTGAGGACACCGTTCAGCAGGCGGACGGTGGTGGTCTTGCCGGCGCCGTTCGGCCCCAGGAAGCCGAACACTTCCCCGCGGGCAATCTGCAAGTTCAGGTCGTGCACCGCCACCAGCGCGCCAAAATGCCTGGTGAGGTTGTGGGTTTCAATCACCCATTCCGGCACGTTATCATCCTTCTGCCCACGCTACGGAGGGCATCATTTTGCGCGCGAGCGCTCGCGTTCTTCCGCCGCTTCCAGGATTTGCTGAATCCGTTCGGCCGCGCCGTCCGGCAGGGGCGCCGGCGTATGCGACTCCAGGATGCGGTGCAGTTTGCGCCGGATGCGGTCCAGCATGGTGAGACTGCCGGCGGCCTCCCAGTTCACCCAGGGGTCGCGGTCCATCAGCGTCGGCGTCCATATCTCGGTGCGGC
This window harbors:
- a CDS encoding ABC transporter ATP-binding protein; the encoded protein is MIETHNLTRHFGALVAVHDLNLQIARGEVFGFLGPNGAGKTTTVRLLNGVLNPTAGEIRVLGMDPIAQGPAVRRRTGVLTESPALYEPLSARDNLLIFGELYDVPANVLRRRVDELLEMFELTARADDKVAGYSKGMKQRLALARALIHAPEILFLDEPTAGLDPEAARQVTELIEHLSQEEGRTIFLCTHNLVEAERLCDRVGVVNRGELIAVGTPEELARRIWHGHGIVVRLGRPLSAETLASLKRLEGVAQVEVENSDLHVLLDQEHRTPAVVRALVEAGAEIYAVRPREHSLEDIYFQLQANARGGSA